One stretch of Sebastes umbrosus isolate fSebUmb1 chromosome 5, fSebUmb1.pri, whole genome shotgun sequence DNA includes these proteins:
- the pias4a gene encoding E3 SUMO-protein ligase PIAS4-A, producing the protein MAAELVEAMNMVKSFRVSDLQTLLASMGRSKSGLKQDLVGRALRLVQTEYSPELLKNVRQLYESRFPKTSGWLAARRPEGVPVAYSSLSSSPTATSQGADYLNGISKPIPTPAAEVKLVPLPFYQTLETLLPPTELIAQNNEKLQDSQCIFELTPNQADQIRNASELRPGMRSIQVVLRICYTDSIGVQEDQYPPNIAVKVNQSYCHVPGYYPSNKPGVEPRRPCRPVNITPWLHLSNATNRVTVTWGNFGKRYSVAVYLVRVFTAADLFSQLKLCSVESAERCRERIQDKLRFDPESEIATTGLRVSLICPLVKMRLGVPCRVLTCAHLQCFDAVFFLQMNEKKPTWTCPVCDKPAPFELLTIDGLMSEILTETSEDIEEIEYLTDGSWRPIRDEKERDRERERSNTPEYPVVDICIPEANGHSPAHSSTSLTGKSGSGSVGMAGGAASAPGGGAVVDLTLDSSSEEEGGGAGGDSEDTEDSADSPAPKRGRYNYDKDLVTAY; encoded by the exons ATGGCGGCCGAACTGGTGGAAGCGATG AACATGGTCAAAAGTTTCCGGGTCTCAGACCTGCAGACGCTGCTGGCCTCCATGGGCCGCAGCAAAAGTGGGCTGAAACAGGACCTAGTGGGGCGTGCGCTGAGGCTAGTGCAGACCGAGTACAGCCCAGAGCTTCTGAAGAACGTCAGGCAGCTCTACGAGTCGCGCTTCCCCAAAACATCTGGCTGGCTTGCGGCGCGCCGTCCAGAGGGCGTCCCAGTTGCCTACTCATCCCTCAGCTCCTCCCCCACTGCCACCTCTCAGGGCGCAGACTACCTCAACGGCATTTCCAAACCAATCCCCACTCCTGCAGCAGAGGTCAAGCTGGTGCCACTGCCCTTCTACCAAACTTTGGAGACACTGTTGCCACCAACAGAGCTAA TCGCCCAGAACAATGAGAAACTGCAGGACAGTCAGTGCATATTTGAATTAACACCGAACCAAGCAGACCAGATCAGAAACGCGAG TGAGCTTCGTCCAGGAATGAGATCGATCCAAGTGGTTCTTAG AATCTGTTACACAGACTCCATTGGTGTCCAGGAGGACCAGTATCCTCCCAACattgctgtcaaagtcaacCAGTCCTACTGTCATGTGCCG ggcTATTACCCCTCTAATAAGCCTGGTGTGGAGCCCCGTCGTCCTTGTCGTCCTGTAAACATCACTCCCTGGTTGCATCTCTCCAATGCCACCAACAGAGTCACCGTCACCTGGGGAAACTTTGGCAAG CGGTACTCTGTGGCGGTGTATTTAGTGAGGGTTTTCACTGCAGCAGACCTCTTCAGCCAACTCAAACTCTGCTCTGTTGAGAGTGCAGAACGCTGTCGTGAACGCA TCCAAGACAAACTACGCTTTGACCCAGAGAGTGAAATTGCGACCACAGGCCTCCGGGTTTCTCTCATCTGTCCA TTGGTGAAGATGCGGCTCGGTGTTCCATGTCGAGTTTTAACTTGTGCCCATCTTCAGTGTTTCGACGCAGTCTTCTTCCTGCAGATGAACGAGAAGAAGCCCACATGGACTTGCCCCGTCTGTGACAAGCCCGCTCCCTTTGAGCTGCTCACTATTGATGG GCTAATGTCTGAGATTCTGACAGAGACGAGTGAGGACATCGAGGAGATTGAGTACTTAACCGACGGCTCCTGGCGACCCATCAGAGATGAAAAGGAGAGGGACCGGGAAAGAGAACGCAGCAACACGCCAGAGTATCCTGTTGTTGATATAT GCATTCCTGAGGCAAACGGTCATTCACCGGCCCACAGCAGCACCAGCCTGACGGGCAAATCTGGAAGCGGTTCTGTAGGTATGGCGGGAGGAGCTGCCTCGGCACCGGGAGGAGGTGCGGTGGTAGATCTGACTCTTGACTCCTCCTCTGAGGAGGAAGGGGGCGGGGCAGGAGGAGACAGTGAGGACACTGAGGACAGCGCCGACAGTCCTGCCCCGAAAAGGGGCCGATACAACTACGACAAGGACCTGGTCACTGCCTACTGA
- the foxq2 gene encoding forkhead box Q2: MSLRYLNSGITMEDRSSRTGGRERLGLSFTIDYLLFNKGVKGSKEEATGSRTAEQTASNMLIHQNPTPEEMGIRSQIQEKRLQRSEAETEERKVKEEEGDEAQQEEGEEEVTTTTTNATTTSTDTEKSADKPNQSYIALISKAILVSEQKKLLLCDIYQWIMDHYPYFKSKDKNWRNSVRHNLSLNDCFIKAGRSDNGKGHFWAIHPTNYQDFSKGDYHCRRARRRVRRSTGQLPLSSLSYPYHPALARHHRTTYWCCPQAQTLPLSCLAPRLYWPWSGVQPQVGFHPGLHASVP; encoded by the exons ATGAGTCTGAGATATCTTAATTCAGGGATCACAatggaggacagaagcagccgcACCGGCGGCAGAGAAAGACTGGGACTGAGCTTCACTATTGACTACCTTCTGTTCAATAAAGGAGTCAAAGGTTCTAAAGAAGAAGCGACAGGAAGTCGTACGGCAGAGCAGACGGCGAGCAACATGCTAATTCATCAGAATCCTACACCCGAAGAGATGGGGATTCGCTCTCAGATACAGGAGAAGCGGCTCCAAAGGTCAGAGGCTGAGACTGAAGAAAGGAAAGTcaaagaagaggagggggatgAAGCGCAacaagaggagggggaggaggaagtgaccaccaccaccaccaacgcCACCACCACATCTACCGATACAGAGAAGTCTGCGGACAAACCCAACCAGTCGTACATCGCACTCATATCCAAGGCGATCCTGGTGTCAGAGCAGAAGaaactgctgctgtgtgacaTCTACCAGTGGATCATGGACCACTACCCGTACTTCAAGAGTAAG gaTAAAAACTGGAGGAACAGCGTGCGTCACAACTTGTCCCTGAACGATTGCTTCATCAAAGCAGGCCGCAGCGACAACGGTAAAGGCCACTTCTGGGCGATTCACCCAACAAACTACCAGGACTTTTCTAAGGGGGACTACCACTGCCGGAGGGCGCGGCGGAGGGTACGCAGGTCGACAGGACAGCTCCCCCTTTCCTCCCTGAGCTACCCCTACCACCCCGCCCTCGCCCGCCACCACAGAACAACCTACTGGTGCTGCCCTCAAGCCCAAACGCTCCCTCTGTCCTGCTTGGCGCCCAGACTCTACTGGCCGTGGTCCGGTGTGCAACCACAGGTGGGGTTCCACCCGGGCCTGCATGCCTCTGTACCCTGA